ATGTCTCTCTTCAATCAAGTTATCAGGAATAATTTTTTTTCTCTGTCATTAATAACTATATTCTTGCTCGCAGCTTGCTCATCTCCAAAAAACAACTCATCTAATAATCAACAGTCTCAAAGTACATCTACAAATAGTAACCTCTTAAAACTACTCTACTGGCAAGCTCCAACCATTCTTAATCCCCATTTATCACCAGGTAGTAAGGATTTTGAGGCTAGTCGAATTGCTTACGAACCTCTAGCTACTTTCGATAAAGATAGTAAACTAATTCCCTTTTTAGCCGCAGAAATTCCTACCATTGAGAATGGGGGATTAGCTAAAGATGGTAAATCTGTGACTTGGAAATTAAAGCAAGATGTCAAATGGTCGGATGGTAAACCTTTTACATCTGATGATGTGGTATTTACTTATAAATATTTATCTAATTCTGCCGTAGGTGCAACAACTACAGCAAATTATGAGGCTGTGAAAAGTATCGAAGCAGTCGATAAATATACAGTCAAAATCAATTTTAAGGAGCCAAATCCAGCTTGGTCATTACCTTTTGTTGGTCAGAATGGAATGATTTTGCCTCGCCATGTTTTTGAGAAATATAATGGAGCTAATGCCAGAGAAGCACCAGCAAATCTCATTCCTGTGGGTACTGGGGCTTATCGAGTAGTTCAATTTAAGCCGGGTGATATTATTATTTATGAGGCGAATCCTTTCTTCCGCGAAGCCAATAAACCCTTCTTTAAGCGTATAGAACTCAAGGGTGGTGGAGATGCAACTTCCGCAGCCAGAGCAGTATTGCAAACTCAAGATGCAGATTTTGCTTGGAATTTGTTGGTGGAAGCTCCAATTCTCAAACAGTTGGAGTCAGTTGGAAAAGGTAAAGTAAATGTGAGTGTGGGTACTTTTGTCGAGCGAATTTTGCTCAATCAAACCGATCCAAAGAAACAGGATACTGATGGCGATCGCTCTAGTTTAAAATTTCCCCATCCCTTTTTTAATGACAAGAAAGTACGTCAGGCTTTTAATTATGCCATTGACCGCGATACTATTGTTAAACAGTTGTATGGTATCACTGGTCGTTCAACCGCAAATATTCTTGTTGCACCAGAAAGTTTTGCTTCCCCTAACAATACACCAGAATTTAACTTAAACAAAGCTACCGATTTATTAGATGAAGCCGGATGGAAAGATAGTAACGGGAATGGAATTCGTGATAAGAATGGGGTAGAATTGAGCGTTTTATATCAGACTTCCGTTAATCCATTGAGGCAGAAAATTCAGGAAATTATCAAGCAACAATTAACTTCTTTGGGTGTGAAAGTGGAGTTAAAGAGTATTGACCCAAGTATATTATTTTCCGGCGATCCTGCTAACCCAGATACAATTAATCGCTTTCAAGCGGATATGCAAATGTTTTCTAGTGGTAATACCAGCCCCGATCCCGGTGCATATATGAAAAATTGGACTTGTGAGGAAATACCCCAGAAGCAAAATAATTGGTCTAAACAAAATTATTCGCGTTATTGTAATCCAGAATACGATAAACTCTGGAAGCAATCTACAACAGAATTAAACCAACAAAAACGGCAACAACTATTTATTCAAATGAATGACTTATTAATCAAAGATGCAATTGTTATCCCTTTAGTTGCTCGTGCAGAAGTAAGTGGGATTAGTAATCGTTTAATTGGTGTGGAAGCAACTCCTTGGGATACTAAGACTTGGAATATTAAAGATTGGCAAAGTAAATAATATTGTCAATCATATAACTTATAACAATCTTGGGTCTAAGGCATCCCTCAAACCATCGCCTATATAGTTAATACTTAAAACAGTCAGAAATATTGCTGCACCTGGGAAAATTACCATGTGGGGAGCAATTTCTAAAAAGTTTTGTGCATCATAAAGCATTCTTCCCCAAGTTGGAATATCTGGGGGAAAGCCTAAACCTAAAAAACTAAGGGTAGATTCAGTAATAATTGCTGCACTCACTGAAAGAGTACCCGCCACTATTACAGGACTCATTACATTGGGAAGAATATGAATTAAGATTAACCTGCTAGGTGAAGCACCAAGGGTTCGAGCAGCAGCGACAAATTCTGTTTCCCGCACTGTTAAAAAACCTGCTCTTACCAATCTTGCTACAGACATCCAATTCAGCCCACCAATTAAGACAACAATTAATATGAATATACCTAACTCAGCCCCAGCGAATGCTTTGAGGGAATCGCGAAATAAAAATATGATTAATAACAGTAATGGTAGTCGTGGTAAAGCCAAACATAAATCAGTAAAGCGCATTAAAACTATATCTATCCAACCACCATAAAAGCCGGATATTGCTCCAATAAAAGTTCCTACAGATATTGCTACTAACATTGAAAAAATACCAACTGCTATTGATATCCTGCCACCATATAAAATTCTAGCTAAAATATCTTGACCCAAGTCATTAGTTCCAAAAGGATGCTCCCAGTTTGGAGGCAGAGTTGCTTTGGTAAAGTCAATTTTATTGATAGGAGATGTATAAATCAAAGGAATAAAAATCACACTAAGAATAATTATGACTAACATTATCGTACCCAATATTGCTTGAGGATTACGGCGAAATTTATTCCATACATCTTGTCTAATATTTCTCGAACTAAGTACGTCATTATTACCTATAGTCAATACTGAACTTTGAAATTGCTTAGAAATTTGCTTTTGCAAACGCTTGAACATAAGAAATCAGATTAATATATTTTTGTTTACTTACTATAATTTACACGAGGGTCTAGAATACTATACAGAATATCTGCAATTAAATTAAATATGACAATTAAAATAGCATATATAAATGTAATCGACATAATCACTGGTGTATCATTATGGTATATAGAATCTATTAATAAAGCACCAATACCAGGAACTCGAAAAACTTTTTCCGTCACCAAAGCTCCAGTAAAAACACTCGGTATATCCAACGCAACTAAAGTCACGACCGGAATTAAAGCATTTCGTAAAACATGATGGGTAATAACTCGAAAATTAGATAAACCCTTTGCATAAGCAGTACGTACATAGTCTTTATGAATGTTTTCTAAAACCTCCGATCGCACAAATCGCATTAACAATGCTGTTTGCCAAAGTGCTAATACAGATATTGGCATAATCGATTGTTTAATTTGCTCGATAAAACTCTGCCAATCTGTTACTTGTAAAGTGCTGTTATAAATAAAAGGCAACCATTTTAATTGCACGCTAAAAATAATAATAAATAACAAGCCAGTAAAAAATGTTGGCAGAGAAAAGCCAAAAAATACCAGAGTTGTCAAAATCATGTCAAACAGAGAATTGCGTTTGAGAGCAGAGATTACCCCCAAAGGAACAGCTAACAGCGCACCAAAAATGTAAGCAGAACCGACTACCCATAATGTTGTCGGGAGACGCTGAATAATTAAATCGCTCACAGGACTGCGACTAGTAAAAGAATAGCCCATATCTCCACTGATAAAGGCTGTAATCCACTTGATATAGCGAATATAAATTGGTCGATCTAAACCTAAAGACCTTCTAATATTTTCTCGCACTTCTGCTGTGATAGAAGGATTGAGTGCAAACTCTCCCATTGGATCACCAGGAGCCAATGCTAATATGGTAAAAATCACAAGGCTGATAGCGACTAGGGTGGGAATAGAAGTTAGTAGACGCTGAATTAAATATTTGGTCATGCTTGATATCGGTAGCGACAGCGTGATTATTTTATATCAATTGGTTTCTATTAGAACAATAATCGAGTTAATCATAAAAGGATTCATCAAAAGTTTTTAATTATCAAAGGTATTTCACCTTGATATAGTCAAATTTATGAATATGCGTGAGTCCT
The Calothrix sp. 336/3 DNA segment above includes these coding regions:
- a CDS encoding ABC transporter permease, which produces MFKRLQKQISKQFQSSVLTIGNNDVLSSRNIRQDVWNKFRRNPQAILGTIMLVIIILSVIFIPLIYTSPINKIDFTKATLPPNWEHPFGTNDLGQDILARILYGGRISIAVGIFSMLVAISVGTFIGAISGFYGGWIDIVLMRFTDLCLALPRLPLLLLIIFLFRDSLKAFAGAELGIFILIVVLIGGLNWMSVARLVRAGFLTVRETEFVAAARTLGASPSRLILIHILPNVMSPVIVAGTLSVSAAIITESTLSFLGLGFPPDIPTWGRMLYDAQNFLEIAPHMVIFPGAAIFLTVLSINYIGDGLRDALDPRLL
- a CDS encoding ABC transporter permease, with translation MTKYLIQRLLTSIPTLVAISLVIFTILALAPGDPMGEFALNPSITAEVRENIRRSLGLDRPIYIRYIKWITAFISGDMGYSFTSRSPVSDLIIQRLPTTLWVVGSAYIFGALLAVPLGVISALKRNSLFDMILTTLVFFGFSLPTFFTGLLFIIIFSVQLKWLPFIYNSTLQVTDWQSFIEQIKQSIMPISVLALWQTALLMRFVRSEVLENIHKDYVRTAYAKGLSNFRVITHHVLRNALIPVVTLVALDIPSVFTGALVTEKVFRVPGIGALLIDSIYHNDTPVIMSITFIYAILIVIFNLIADILYSILDPRVNYSK
- a CDS encoding peptide ABC transporter substrate-binding protein: MSLFNQVIRNNFFSLSLITIFLLAACSSPKNNSSNNQQSQSTSTNSNLLKLLYWQAPTILNPHLSPGSKDFEASRIAYEPLATFDKDSKLIPFLAAEIPTIENGGLAKDGKSVTWKLKQDVKWSDGKPFTSDDVVFTYKYLSNSAVGATTTANYEAVKSIEAVDKYTVKINFKEPNPAWSLPFVGQNGMILPRHVFEKYNGANAREAPANLIPVGTGAYRVVQFKPGDIIIYEANPFFREANKPFFKRIELKGGGDATSAARAVLQTQDADFAWNLLVEAPILKQLESVGKGKVNVSVGTFVERILLNQTDPKKQDTDGDRSSLKFPHPFFNDKKVRQAFNYAIDRDTIVKQLYGITGRSTANILVAPESFASPNNTPEFNLNKATDLLDEAGWKDSNGNGIRDKNGVELSVLYQTSVNPLRQKIQEIIKQQLTSLGVKVELKSIDPSILFSGDPANPDTINRFQADMQMFSSGNTSPDPGAYMKNWTCEEIPQKQNNWSKQNYSRYCNPEYDKLWKQSTTELNQQKRQQLFIQMNDLLIKDAIVIPLVARAEVSGISNRLIGVEATPWDTKTWNIKDWQSK